In Paludibaculum fermentans, the genomic stretch CACCACCACCATCCGCTTCCTCACCTCCCTGGTCACGGACGCCGGCGGCCCCCGCCTGCTCGGAATCGCCCCCGAATCCGGGACTACCAGCGTGCCCACGAACTCCGCCGTTCAGTTGCTTTTCGATCGTCCCATCGACTACACATCCGCCCAGCAGGGGGCGATCCTGCTGGAAGCCCGCGGCGTGAGTACGCCCGTACAGGCCGAGGTTTTCGGCGCCCTGGTCCGGCTCAACGGAGTCACGCTCCTGCCGGATACCGCCTATCGTGTGCGCGTCACCACCGGCCTGCTCGATGCGCAGGGCGTGGCCGTCAGCCAGGAGATGACTTCTGACTTCACCACCTCATCATCAGCGGATCCGGAGCCCACAGACTCGTCCCGGGTCAGCCCCAGGAATCTGCAGGTGCCGAGGAATGCCCGGCTCGTCTTCCACTCTGCTCGCCGCCTGCCTGCCTTCGTGCCGCTCCTGGTGACGGCCATCAACCAGTGTGCGTCTTCCGGACGTTCCTGCCCCTCGTGGGCCGTTACCTCCAGCCTTCAGGATGACGGCCGGACCCTGGTGGTCACGCCCAAGGACCCACTGCCGGCCTGGGCGAAACTCAACCTGAACTTGCCCACCACCCTGGATATCGCGGGCTTCAGCATCTATTCAGACCTGAGCTTTGCCACGACGGATCAGATCGACACGGACTCACCCACCCTCGCGGCCAGCACCCCCTCGGAAGGCGATGCCGACGTCTCCACCCAGGGGAATTTGCGGTTTGTCCTCAGCGAACCCGTGGGCCTGATGACGCCCGCCAATGCGGTCCGCCTCACCAGGGACGGCCAGGCCGTGCCCGGACAGCTCGTGTTCGGCTCAGCCTACTACTACAGCGAAACGACGGCGAACCTGTTCGAGTTCACACCCGATACCGCTCTCCTCCCGGGGACGTCCTACGAGATCGAACTGGTGGGCGTCGCCGACCTCGCGGGCAACATCATGCCCACCCGGAAAATCCGCTTCAAAACCGCCGCCGATGCCACCGCGCCCGCTATCTATCCGCGCCTGGTGAGCACCAACCTGGACTCCGGCGCCGTCGGACCGATGGATCCGCTCACCTTCGAATTCAATCTCCCCCTGGCGTCCGGAGCCTCCACCGCCACGGTGACCGTCACCGCCAGGCAGGGGGATACGAACCTTGCCTTTCCTCACCCGGTCCGCATCGAGTCCTCCGGCACCACGGTTCGCATCACACCCTTGCTGCCTTGGCCAGCCCAGCGCAGCATCATGCTGAGAATCGACGTTCAGGACAGATGGGGTCGATCGACTTCATACTCCAACCTGTTTCTCGCTGCTTCCGCGGGAGACACCGACCGGCCGGAGGTCGTCTCGATGTCGCCCGCCAACGGCACCCCCCTCAATCCCGGCCAGGCCATCCGCATTACTTTTTCCAAGCCGGTATTGAACGCCAGCCAGGTCAACGGCGGGTTGACTGCCTCGCAGGTAGGCTCCACCTGGACGCCAACCATCCTGTGGAGCGACGACCGGACCACCGCCACCATCCTCCCCTTCTATCTCTATGCCGGCATCCCAGGTTCCGGTTTGCCCATGACGCTGGCGGTCACCTCGGCCCTGGTGGATCTCTCCGGCAATCCGGCAAAGGCGTTCACCGCGCGCTTCCCGCTCAATACCCTGGGCGTGTCCGTCAGCCGGCCCTCTATCGCCAAGTCCTGGCCCGATCGACTAGCGAACAATGTCGACGTCCGCTCCTCCCTCCATCTCTACCTGTCGGGGCCCGTCGAGGCAGACCAGCTCAATCGAGCCGCCTGGATCGTAACCCCGGACGGCCGCGCGGACGGCGTCTGGCGCGTCTCCGGCGATGGCCGGCTCGCCACTTTCCAGCCCACGCAACCGTGGCCGGCCGGCAGTCCCATCCGGCTGATGCAGTTGGAGCCCGTCCTCACGGCGGATTACGGGTACAGCTTCACCACCGCCGCTGCCGTTCCCGATGGCCTCCAGGTGCTGCGCACCTCCCTGCTCGATCCCCATCCCGCCAACGCAGTCATCGATATTGAGTTCAACCAGGACATCCCCGCCGGCCGTGGTCCCGTGCGGCTCCAGACCGGCTATCCCCCCTTCGACTTCCCCGCTGACGAGACCCGCCCGCGGCCGAATGTAGTCCGCCTCGTGCCTCGCTCCGCGCCGCCCGTGGGCACCTATATCCGCCTGACCTCCAATCCGGATTCCACTTTGAATTGGAGTTCACCCTCTGCCGTGGTGCGCGCGGCCCTCCAGACGCCCCCGGCCCAGCCGCTCTACCGCTCGCCGCTGCCGGACAGCACCGGCATCGCCATCAACGCCCGTGTCTCCGTCGTGTTCACCGCCGACGTCAACTCCGTCAGCGCCAGCGAGGCCGGGGTCACCCTGACAACCGGAGGCGTCAAACTGCCGGCCACCCTGGTTCAAACCGCGCCCGGGCCCCGCCTCACCCTGGTCCCGCTCTCCCTGCTTCCGGCCAACTCGAAGATTGATGTCGCCATCACCGGCCTCGAAGACCGCCTGGGCCGGGCCATCCCGGCCATCACTTGGTCGTTCACCACCGGAGACTCCGTCGACGTAACAGCGCCCACCCTGCTCTATACCAACGCAAATTGGAATCTGGATCCGCAGGTCAATGCCGTCCTCACCTTCGATAAGCCCCTCGACCCGGCCGGCACGGAAGCATCCGCCTCCTACTCCCAGGCCATCTCCTGGAGCCTCAGCTCCGACCTCCGGACGCTCTATGTGATGCCCGCCGCCGGCTGGAAGCGCGGCGAAACTTACAATCTCAGCCCGCGCGTTGCCGATTGGTACGGCAATTCTTCCTCGGGGACCAGCGTCAGTTTTCAAGCTGGATTCGACAGCGACGGAACCGCGCTGGTCCTCCGCGCGGTCTCCCTCCTCGATGGACAGAAAGGCCTCCCGCTCAACTCCGTCTTCACTCTGCTGTTCAACAAACCGCTGGGCAGCGAAGACCTGCGCCCGGTCCGATTGACCACCGCCGGCAGGGACGTGCCTCTCGCCGTCAAATCCGCCAGCGGCAACCGCGTCACCCTCACGCCGCAATACCTGCTCGATCCCCTCACCAGCTACCAGTTGATCGTCGACGGCCTCCGGGATTCTTCGGGCAATGCGCTGGTGGGCGGCAAAGTGATCTCGTTCGTCACCGGGGAGAGCCTGAACGAGGCCGCCACCATCGCGGTCTATCGCCTCCAGTCAGCCGGCTCGCCGCTCTCCGTACGCTTCTCGCAGCCCATCGACATTACGCCGCTGCTGGACGATCCACAAAGGCTCACCGTCTACGATTCCGGCTCCACGGGCTCCTCCCTCCCCGTTCCAGCCGGCATCACGTGGACGGACGATCGCATGCAATTGACGATCACCCCCCGCAAGCCCTTCGTCCTCGGCGCCAGTTACTCGCTCTCGCTCGCCGGCGTCACCGGTTCGGCTGGCGGCTCGTTGTCGCCCCTCACCTTTCAGTTCATCCCGTCGGAATCGCCCGATCTCACGCCCGCCCAACTGACGTTTGTGCCGCCGGACGGTTCCACCGCCGTGCCCGTCAACGTACAGATGCAAGTGACCTTCAGCAAGCTGCCGCTGGTGATGCCGGCCGTGCGGCTGTATGAGAACGGCGTGCTGGTGCCCGCCACATTGGGCTCCTCCTATGGGAACTTCACCGTGAGCGGCCTGGTCACACTGTCACGCGCGCTGAAGCCGAACCAGTCCTACCGCATCGAGGTCGATGGCTTCCGGGATGCGCTCGATAACGAGATCGCCGCTTCCAGCGCCACCTTCACCACCGGATCCGGCTCGGAGCCGGCCCCCCTGCGCCTGACCTCCACCTCGCCCGCCAATGGAGACGCCGGCGTCTCACCGGATACTCCGTGGAGCATGACCTTCAACCAGCCGCTGCTGCCCTTCACGTTTCTTGAATTTGCGCCCCAAACCAGCCGGGCCATGCCCTTCGCGTTGACGACCCAGGTCAGTGGCCCTGTGTTCACCGTCACGGCCGCGCCCTCCTGGCCCGCCGCTTCCAGCATCAGCCTCATCCTGTTCACCACCACTCGCTTTGGACTGCCCACCTTTTCGTCGTGGACCGGCGCCATCCTCGAGCGGCAGCTCACCATCGGCTTCAAGACCGCCGCCGTCAATGATCCCACTCCGCCGGTCCTCCAGTCCGTCGAGCCGCCTGCGGGCTCCACCCTCCCCGGCGGCCGGGCGACCGTCACCCTGCGCTTCTCCAAACCGGTCGCGCTGCCCGGCACCGCCCTCCAGATCTTCTACGGAGCCACCAAGGCCAGCGTCACCGGCACCTTCAGCAAGGATTTCCGCAGCGTGAGCTTCAACCTGCAGCCGCCGCCCAACTCGCGCGTCACCATCGCCGGCAGCTCCGATATCCGCGACAATGCCGACAATCCACTGGAGCCCTTCGTCCTCGAATACGACACCGGCGAGAATGCCGTGACGGGATCGCCCACGGCCCAACTGACTGAACCCGCCCGGACCTGGTCTGTCCCGGCGGATACACAGATCACCGTGACCTTCGACCGGCCCATGGATCCCGCTTCCGTCCCGACGGCCCTCCGCGTCACTGAGAATGGCCAGAACTCCGCGGGCAGCATTGAGGTGCTCGCCGGCGACCGCGCCTACCGGTTCCATCCCGCTGCTCCGTTCGGCCCGGGCTCCCTGGTGAAGGTCTTCCTGCTTGGGACGGCTCAGGATACCAATGGACTGCTCTTCAACCCCGGCAGTGCGTGGCCGATCAGCCTGTCCGTGGAAGGCGTCGCCCCGCTCTCTTCGTCTCTCGAACTGACCCGGCGAGGCTTCCTCCAGACCGCGCCGGTCGACTCCCTGCTCGAGTTCGAACTCAGCGCCGAACTGGATCCCTCCTCCGTCAACGCGGAGTCCGTCTGGTTGCGGCGCGGCGCCCGCCTCGTGCCCGGCGAGGTCTCCCTGCGTGACCGCAGCATCGTCCAGTTCCGGCCGACGCAGCCGCTGGAGTCCGGCGCCCAGTATGTCCTGACGGCCGGCAGCGCCCTCCGCAGCCTCGAGGGCCGCCTGTTCGCCGGCCAGGACCTCGCCTTCCGGGCAGCGCCCGCCGTGGCCTCCGCCGAACTCGAGTCCGTCATCGAGACAGAGTGGGCCGGCCGCCGCGCCGTGCGGGTGCGCTTCACCGCGCCAGTCAGTCCGCTGGCCGCACGCGGCCTCAGCCTCGACTTCGACGGGGTGCCCGTCCCGGCGGAAACCCTCAGCACCACGGATGCTCGCGAGTTCCTCCTGCTCCCTGGCGATCCCCAGGCCCAGGGAACTCTCCACCTCAACCTGGACCGTGTACCGGAAGCCAACGGCCGCCCGCTGCCGTTCCGTCGCGTGTCCGCCGGCCGTGGGCCCTCCGCCCAATGAGGACCCGCCCGGAATGCAGCGCAGGCCTCATCAGCAGCGGCCCGGCGGTGCACGGAACCCCCCAGTGGCACCTGGTGTCGAAAGCAGAGTGATCCGGCTTCGTTTATCTAGTCCTGTGGCGGTGGACCCCACATCGCCGCTGGATTGGCGGACGCAGGCATGGCTGCTGTCTGCGCTCATCTTCAACCTGCCGTTCTACTTCCGGTATGGAGGGGATCTCTGGATGGAGTGGCCGCTGCCCCAGTATTCGCTCCTCCTGGGGGTGGTGGCCTTGCTGGTGGCCGTGGTTTTCTTCTTCCTCCCGGCACTGGCCATGCACACCTCGCGAAAGCCGCTGTTCGAGACGCTCGCTGCGTCCATCGGCACCTTTCCCGCGGAGGCGGTTCGCGGGTGCGGCGCAGTCCTGCTCATCTGTTACCTCTCAGAATTCCTGGGCCTCCTGCGCTGGTTGCTCTCCCAGGCATGGAGGCTGGAGGCTTTCAACTGGACCTTCGAGTGCCTGATCGCGGGGATTCTTGGTTTCCTCTGCTTCACCGGACTCCAAGGTGAGACGGCCGCCGCGAGGATGGCTTGGGTTTCGACCCGGCTGGGGGTGGCGATCCTGCTGGCCGCCTTGATCCGCGTGCATGACGGGTGGCCGGCCATCCCTGGCGGGTTCCCGGACTACACAGGGCAATCAGCAGGCATGGTCCTTTGGCGCGGCCTCTCCGGAATTGCTCTCTACGTAGCGCCCTTGGCCTTCTTCGCGGCCGGCTGGAGCAGCCGTGGCGCGGGCCGCAAGCAGGTCATGGCGACAGCCTTTGTAGGCTTGGCGCTGCCGTTGTTCACGGCACTCCTGCTCGTGGGCATATCGAATGTGGCCGTTCATTCGTCTCCGTACTACCGTTATGGTGGGAACCCGAGTATTGCTTTGGCGCTGTGGGGCGGTGCCGCACAAAGCGCAGTGGCCGGGCGCATGCTGCTCGCCGGGCTGACTTTCTTCGGCCTGGCGCGGTTCTGCATCCGGGCACTGGCGGATTCCGCGGCGTTCTTTTCCAGGAAACGCGCGGCGCAATGGTGGATGACCGCAACGGCCATTGCCCTCCTCACCGGACTGTCGCGGTACAACTTCGATCAAAGGCTCATCCACACCCGGGTGGCCACTACCTATGTTCTGGTCGCCGCCTCAGCGATCCTGACCTCCGATTGGGTCCTCAAACGGCCACAGGCAGAGGGCCGGCACCGGCTGGACTGGGTAAGCTGCGCGGCTCTCGTGGCAGGCCTGGCCGCTCCCTGGTATTTACCAACGGTGATTGTGGGCACCGGTCAGGATGCGTGGGGGTACCAGTCCTTACTGCCCTCTTACGCAATGGCCCTGCTCACCTGCCTGCTGGGACGGCTGGCCGAACGGGCCTTGCTCGCCAGACGCGGTGACACGGCCGTCGCCGTCAGCTTGTAGCTGGATCGCTCCACCTCTATTGCGGCTGGACAAATTTCCTCTTGCGCCTAGGTGTAACACGTGCCATAGTACACTTGTGATTGCGACCAAGGCCGGAGACACCCCATGATTCCGTTCCGGGTTACCCTGCAGTCGGGCATTCCTGTCCACGAACAGGTAGCGTTCGAAGCCAAGAAAGCCATGATCTCCGGACGCCTGCGGCCCGGTGATCCCTTCCCTTCTGTGCGCGCCTTGAGCAAGGCGATGAAGATCCATCCCAACACGGCGCAGAAGGTGGTCGCGCAGCTCACGGCGGAGGGATTGCTGGAGGTGCGGCCCGGCATCGGCACGGTGGTGCTGGCGCCGCCGCCCGGCACACGCTCGGAACGCGGCCAACTGCTGGGCCGCGAAGTCGAACAACTAACGGTCGAGGCCCGCAAGCTGGGGTTGACGCGGCAGCAACTCCACGACGCCATCGATGAACACTGGCTCTTGCTGGAGCCGGTCCCGGAGGAGAAAGCATGAGCAGCCCGCTACGCACTGAGCAACTGACCAAGCGCTTCCGTTCCGTGGAAGCCCTGCACCAAGTGAGCCTGGATGTGCCCGAGGGCGCGGTCTTTGCGCTGGTGGGACCCAACGGCGCGGGCAAGACCACGCTGCTCAAGACGCTGCTGAACATCGAGCAGCCGACCTCCGGCCACGCCGAGGTGCTGGGCGTGGATACTCGTGCGATGAAGCCGGACCTGCTGGCGCGCATCGGCTACATCTCAGAGAACCAGCGCCTGCCCGGCTGGATGAAAACCGGCTACTTCCTCTCGTACTGCAAACGGTTCTACCCTGCCTGGCGCGATGACGATTTGGCGGAACTGATCCGGCTCTACCAGCTTCCGCTCGACCGCAAATTGAGCGAACTGTCGCGAGGGATGCGGCTGAAAGCCGTGCTGGCGTCCGCGCTGGCCCACCGGCCCAAGCTGATCCTGTTGGACGAGCCCTTTAGCGGCCTCGACGTGCTGGTGCGCGAGCAGCTCATCGAGAGCATCCTGGAGCGCACGCCCGAAGCCACCGTCCTGCTGGCTTCGCACGACCTGCCGGAGATCGAGAGCTTCGCCAGCCACGTCGCGTATTTGAACGAAGGCCGGCTGGAGTTCGCCGAGGAGATGGGCAGCCTGACGGAGCGCTTCCGCGAGGTCGAGGTCACGCTGGAGGAGCCGACTACCCTGCCCGGCGACCTGCCGCGCAACTGGCTGAATGCCGAACAGTCCGCGGTCGTAGTGCGCTTCACGGATTGCCGGTTCGATGGCCGGCAGACACAGGCTGAGGTCCAGCGCCGCCTGCGCGGCGTACGTGATGTGACGGCGCGGTCCATGAGCCTGCGTGCGATTGGGGTGGCCCTGGCCAGGTCGGCCGAGGCCAGTGTGGGAGCGAGGTAATGTCATGCCGATGATGCTGCATATCTTCCTGAAGGATGCCCGCCGCCTCTGGTGGGTGGTGCTGGCGACCTGGGTTCCGCTCACGGCGCTGGCGTGGCTGGACGCCGCCCGGACAGACTGGCTGATCAACCAGCCGGAGGGTTGGCTCAACCTGTTGGTCCCCCTGGCATG encodes the following:
- a CDS encoding Ig-like domain-containing protein, with translation MRLALSSLFLVSITLPGQSLPAFLASQYPAPGAVGVPRNIVILLRQLQVPGQSCGSLKLARAGAADEYLSGLGGDSDGKTWEQIFIPNAPLLPLTQYTAVAGCTPQSWTFQFTTGPDLDREGPRLVSVTPDPAARDTSPFGPFTLRFDQPLLKSQGVVSLASGVGNTVGAGSVSLTEDRQGIVIRPEFAYSIPPVIMMQFAPGSVRDLNNNPGAGTTTTIRFLTSLVTDAGGPRLLGIAPESGTTSVPTNSAVQLLFDRPIDYTSAQQGAILLEARGVSTPVQAEVFGALVRLNGVTLLPDTAYRVRVTTGLLDAQGVAVSQEMTSDFTTSSSADPEPTDSSRVSPRNLQVPRNARLVFHSARRLPAFVPLLVTAINQCASSGRSCPSWAVTSSLQDDGRTLVVTPKDPLPAWAKLNLNLPTTLDIAGFSIYSDLSFATTDQIDTDSPTLAASTPSEGDADVSTQGNLRFVLSEPVGLMTPANAVRLTRDGQAVPGQLVFGSAYYYSETTANLFEFTPDTALLPGTSYEIELVGVADLAGNIMPTRKIRFKTAADATAPAIYPRLVSTNLDSGAVGPMDPLTFEFNLPLASGASTATVTVTARQGDTNLAFPHPVRIESSGTTVRITPLLPWPAQRSIMLRIDVQDRWGRSTSYSNLFLAASAGDTDRPEVVSMSPANGTPLNPGQAIRITFSKPVLNASQVNGGLTASQVGSTWTPTILWSDDRTTATILPFYLYAGIPGSGLPMTLAVTSALVDLSGNPAKAFTARFPLNTLGVSVSRPSIAKSWPDRLANNVDVRSSLHLYLSGPVEADQLNRAAWIVTPDGRADGVWRVSGDGRLATFQPTQPWPAGSPIRLMQLEPVLTADYGYSFTTAAAVPDGLQVLRTSLLDPHPANAVIDIEFNQDIPAGRGPVRLQTGYPPFDFPADETRPRPNVVRLVPRSAPPVGTYIRLTSNPDSTLNWSSPSAVVRAALQTPPAQPLYRSPLPDSTGIAINARVSVVFTADVNSVSASEAGVTLTTGGVKLPATLVQTAPGPRLTLVPLSLLPANSKIDVAITGLEDRLGRAIPAITWSFTTGDSVDVTAPTLLYTNANWNLDPQVNAVLTFDKPLDPAGTEASASYSQAISWSLSSDLRTLYVMPAAGWKRGETYNLSPRVADWYGNSSSGTSVSFQAGFDSDGTALVLRAVSLLDGQKGLPLNSVFTLLFNKPLGSEDLRPVRLTTAGRDVPLAVKSASGNRVTLTPQYLLDPLTSYQLIVDGLRDSSGNALVGGKVISFVTGESLNEAATIAVYRLQSAGSPLSVRFSQPIDITPLLDDPQRLTVYDSGSTGSSLPVPAGITWTDDRMQLTITPRKPFVLGASYSLSLAGVTGSAGGSLSPLTFQFIPSESPDLTPAQLTFVPPDGSTAVPVNVQMQVTFSKLPLVMPAVRLYENGVLVPATLGSSYGNFTVSGLVTLSRALKPNQSYRIEVDGFRDALDNEIAASSATFTTGSGSEPAPLRLTSTSPANGDAGVSPDTPWSMTFNQPLLPFTFLEFAPQTSRAMPFALTTQVSGPVFTVTAAPSWPAASSISLILFTTTRFGLPTFSSWTGAILERQLTIGFKTAAVNDPTPPVLQSVEPPAGSTLPGGRATVTLRFSKPVALPGTALQIFYGATKASVTGTFSKDFRSVSFNLQPPPNSRVTIAGSSDIRDNADNPLEPFVLEYDTGENAVTGSPTAQLTEPARTWSVPADTQITVTFDRPMDPASVPTALRVTENGQNSAGSIEVLAGDRAYRFHPAAPFGPGSLVKVFLLGTAQDTNGLLFNPGSAWPISLSVEGVAPLSSSLELTRRGFLQTAPVDSLLEFELSAELDPSSVNAESVWLRRGARLVPGEVSLRDRSIVQFRPTQPLESGAQYVLTAGSALRSLEGRLFAGQDLAFRAAPAVASAELESVIETEWAGRRAVRVRFTAPVSPLAARGLSLDFDGVPVPAETLSTTDAREFLLLPGDPQAQGTLHLNLDRVPEANGRPLPFRRVSAGRGPSAQ
- a CDS encoding GntR family transcriptional regulator, which codes for MIPFRVTLQSGIPVHEQVAFEAKKAMISGRLRPGDPFPSVRALSKAMKIHPNTAQKVVAQLTAEGLLEVRPGIGTVVLAPPPGTRSERGQLLGREVEQLTVEARKLGLTRQQLHDAIDEHWLLLEPVPEEKA
- a CDS encoding ABC transporter ATP-binding protein, translating into MSSPLRTEQLTKRFRSVEALHQVSLDVPEGAVFALVGPNGAGKTTLLKTLLNIEQPTSGHAEVLGVDTRAMKPDLLARIGYISENQRLPGWMKTGYFLSYCKRFYPAWRDDDLAELIRLYQLPLDRKLSELSRGMRLKAVLASALAHRPKLILLDEPFSGLDVLVREQLIESILERTPEATVLLASHDLPEIESFASHVAYLNEGRLEFAEEMGSLTERFREVEVTLEEPTTLPGDLPRNWLNAEQSAVVVRFTDCRFDGRQTQAEVQRRLRGVRDVTARSMSLRAIGVALARSAEASVGAR